The following coding sequences lie in one Zingiber officinale cultivar Zhangliang chromosome 2B, Zo_v1.1, whole genome shotgun sequence genomic window:
- the LOC122046462 gene encoding shaggy-related protein kinase gamma isoform X2 translates to MNLASKETSATAGAMDKLPDEMKEMKIRDDKESEATVVDGNVTEAGHIIVTTIGGRNGEPKQTISYMAERVVGRGSFGVVFQAKCLETGETVAIKKVLQDKRYKNRELQTMRIVDHPNVISMKHCFFSATEKDDLYLNLVLEYVPETIHRVIKHYNKMNQRMPLIYVKLYMYQICRALAYLHGSIGVCHRDIKPQNLLVNPHSHQLKICDFGSAKVLVKGESNISYICSRYYRAPELIFGATEYTTAIDIWSAGCVLAELMLGQPLFPGESGVDQLVEIIKVLGTPTREEIKCMNPNYTEHKFPQIKAHPWHKIFHKQMPPESVDLVSRLLQYSPNLRCTALEALIHPFFNELRDPNTRLPNGRFLPPLFNFKPHELKGAPMEMVAKLVPEHARKQCPFLGL, encoded by the exons ATGAATCTTGCATCTAAAGAAACAAGTGCCACGGCTGGTGCCATGGACAAGTTACCAGATGAGATGAAAGAAATGAAAATAAGGGATGATAAG GAATCTGAAGCAACTGTGGTTGATGGGAATGTGACTGAAGCAGGTCATATAATTGTGACGACGATCGGAGGAAGAAACGGTGAGCCAAAACAG ACAATAAGCTATATGGCTGAACGTGTTGTGGGACGTGGATCATTTGGTGTAGTTTTCCAG GCCAAATGCCTAGAGACTGGAGAAACAGTTGCCATTAAGAAGGTCCTACAAGACAAAAGATACAAGAACCGAGAATTGCAGACTATGCGCATTGTTGACCACCCAAATGTCATCTCTATGAAGCATTGTTTTTTCTCAGCTACTGAGAAAGATGACCTTTACTTGAACCTAGTACTGGAGTATGTTCCAGAGACAATTCATCGAGTTATCAAACACTACAACAAGATGAACCAACGAATGCCACTAATATATGTAAAGCTGTATATGTACCAG ATCTGTAGAGCATTGGCCTATCTTCATGGGAGCATTGGAGTGTGCCATAGAGACATCAAGCCCCAGAATCTTTTG GTGAACCCTCATTCTCATCAATTGAAAATATGTGATTTTGGCAGCGCAAAAGTCTTG GTAAAAGGGGAATCAAATATTTCCTACATTTGTTCTCGATACTATAGAGCTCCCGAACTTATCTTCGGTGCCACCGAGTATACTACAGCAATAGACATTTGGTCTGCTGGTTGCGTTCTTGCTGAACTCATGCTAGGACAG CCTCTCTTTCCAGGAGAAAGTGGAGTCGATCAGCTTGTTGAGATTATaaag GTCCTTGGTACTCCCACACGAGAAGAAATCAAATGCATGAACCCTAACTACACTGAACACAAATTCCCACAGATAAAGGCCCATCCATGGCATAAG ATATTCCATAAGCAAATGCCACCTGAATCTGTAGATCTTGTCTCCAGGCTTTTACAGTACTCTCCAAACTTGAGATGCACTGCA tTAGAAGCACTAATTCATCCATTCTTTAACGAGTTGCGAGATCCGAATACTCGCTTACCCAATGGCCGTTTTTTACCTCCACTCTTTAATTTCAAGCCTCACG AGTTGAAGGGAGCACCAATGGAGATGGTAGCCAAATTGGTCCCCGAGCATGCAAGAAAGCAATGTCCCTTTCTGGGATTATAA
- the LOC122046462 gene encoding shaggy-related protein kinase gamma isoform X1, producing the protein MNLASKETSATAGAMDKLPDEMKEMKIRDDKLVGLLQESEATVVDGNVTEAGHIIVTTIGGRNGEPKQTISYMAERVVGRGSFGVVFQAKCLETGETVAIKKVLQDKRYKNRELQTMRIVDHPNVISMKHCFFSATEKDDLYLNLVLEYVPETIHRVIKHYNKMNQRMPLIYVKLYMYQICRALAYLHGSIGVCHRDIKPQNLLVNPHSHQLKICDFGSAKVLVKGESNISYICSRYYRAPELIFGATEYTTAIDIWSAGCVLAELMLGQPLFPGESGVDQLVEIIKVLGTPTREEIKCMNPNYTEHKFPQIKAHPWHKIFHKQMPPESVDLVSRLLQYSPNLRCTALEALIHPFFNELRDPNTRLPNGRFLPPLFNFKPHELKGAPMEMVAKLVPEHARKQCPFLGL; encoded by the exons ATGAATCTTGCATCTAAAGAAACAAGTGCCACGGCTGGTGCCATGGACAAGTTACCAGATGAGATGAAAGAAATGAAAATAAGGGATGATAAG TTGGTTGGATTACTGCAGGAATCTGAAGCAACTGTGGTTGATGGGAATGTGACTGAAGCAGGTCATATAATTGTGACGACGATCGGAGGAAGAAACGGTGAGCCAAAACAG ACAATAAGCTATATGGCTGAACGTGTTGTGGGACGTGGATCATTTGGTGTAGTTTTCCAG GCCAAATGCCTAGAGACTGGAGAAACAGTTGCCATTAAGAAGGTCCTACAAGACAAAAGATACAAGAACCGAGAATTGCAGACTATGCGCATTGTTGACCACCCAAATGTCATCTCTATGAAGCATTGTTTTTTCTCAGCTACTGAGAAAGATGACCTTTACTTGAACCTAGTACTGGAGTATGTTCCAGAGACAATTCATCGAGTTATCAAACACTACAACAAGATGAACCAACGAATGCCACTAATATATGTAAAGCTGTATATGTACCAG ATCTGTAGAGCATTGGCCTATCTTCATGGGAGCATTGGAGTGTGCCATAGAGACATCAAGCCCCAGAATCTTTTG GTGAACCCTCATTCTCATCAATTGAAAATATGTGATTTTGGCAGCGCAAAAGTCTTG GTAAAAGGGGAATCAAATATTTCCTACATTTGTTCTCGATACTATAGAGCTCCCGAACTTATCTTCGGTGCCACCGAGTATACTACAGCAATAGACATTTGGTCTGCTGGTTGCGTTCTTGCTGAACTCATGCTAGGACAG CCTCTCTTTCCAGGAGAAAGTGGAGTCGATCAGCTTGTTGAGATTATaaag GTCCTTGGTACTCCCACACGAGAAGAAATCAAATGCATGAACCCTAACTACACTGAACACAAATTCCCACAGATAAAGGCCCATCCATGGCATAAG ATATTCCATAAGCAAATGCCACCTGAATCTGTAGATCTTGTCTCCAGGCTTTTACAGTACTCTCCAAACTTGAGATGCACTGCA tTAGAAGCACTAATTCATCCATTCTTTAACGAGTTGCGAGATCCGAATACTCGCTTACCCAATGGCCGTTTTTTACCTCCACTCTTTAATTTCAAGCCTCACG AGTTGAAGGGAGCACCAATGGAGATGGTAGCCAAATTGGTCCCCGAGCATGCAAGAAAGCAATGTCCCTTTCTGGGATTATAA